One Phocaeicola dorei genomic region harbors:
- a CDS encoding ATP-dependent Clp protease ATP-binding subunit: protein MNNQFTQRVSDIIMYSKEEANRLRNSYIGPEHLLLGLIREGEGKAIEILFNLQINLQDIKNQLETIVKNNVENDTTYDENISFNDKASKVLKLCILEAKLLRNIAADSEHILLAIMKVKDNTAFHVLESNGVTYEKIKLTLQPDPHAGLGFSEDEDEDEDIRQNPSSNKSNAAQQQARPAQKKPANDTPVLDNFGTDMTRAAEEGKLDPVVGRVKEIERLAQILSRRKKNNPILIGEPGVGKSAIVEGLALRIVEKKVSRILFDKRVIALDMTAVVAGTKYRGQFEERIRSILNELKKNPNIILFIDEIHTIVGAGSAAGSMDAANMLKPALARGEIQCIGATTLDEYRQNIEKDGALERRFQKVIVEPTTAEETLQILKNIKDKYEDHHNVNYTDAALEACVKLTDQYITDRNFPDKAIDALDEAGSRVHLTNITAPKEIEEQEKLIDEMKSLKNEAVRLQNFELAASYRDKEKEYTNQLDTLKEEWEKSLKENRETVDDEQIAEVVSMMSGVPVQRMAQAEGMKLLGMKDDLLSKVIGQDKAIATLVKAIQRSRVGLKDPNKPIGTFMFLGPTGVGKTHLAKELAKLMFGSADALIRIDMSEYMEKFTVSRLVGAPPGYVGYEEGGQLTEKVRRKPYSIVLLDEIEKAHPDVFNILLQVMDEGRLTDSYGRTVDFKNTIVIMTSNIGTRQLKEFGKGIGFAAQIRTDDKEYSRSVITKALNKSFAPEFINRLDEIITFDQLDLNALTRIIDIELKGLYSRVEHIGYKLVIDEDAKKFVATKGYDVQFGARPLKRAIQNNLEDGISELILGSEMATGDTIKVSYDKEKDIIVMTVEK, encoded by the coding sequence ACATAAAAAATCAGTTGGAAACCATTGTGAAAAACAATGTGGAAAATGACACCACCTATGACGAGAATATTAGCTTTAATGACAAAGCATCCAAAGTGTTAAAGTTATGTATTCTGGAAGCTAAGTTATTGAGAAACATTGCAGCTGACTCCGAACATATTTTATTAGCAATTATGAAGGTCAAGGATAATACAGCTTTCCACGTCTTGGAAAGCAATGGCGTAACATACGAAAAAATTAAACTCACTTTACAGCCAGATCCCCATGCAGGTCTGGGGTTCAGTGAGGACGAGGATGAAGACGAAGATATACGTCAGAATCCAAGTAGCAATAAATCAAATGCAGCACAACAACAGGCACGTCCGGCACAAAAAAAGCCAGCTAATGACACTCCTGTACTCGACAATTTTGGCACAGATATGACAAGAGCTGCCGAAGAAGGAAAACTGGATCCTGTAGTTGGCCGGGTGAAGGAAATAGAGCGACTGGCACAAATATTGAGCCGCCGCAAGAAGAACAACCCTATTTTGATTGGCGAACCGGGAGTCGGCAAATCTGCCATTGTTGAGGGACTTGCATTACGGATTGTGGAAAAGAAAGTATCACGTATTTTATTTGATAAACGCGTGATAGCTCTTGATATGACTGCCGTTGTCGCAGGCACTAAATATCGTGGACAATTCGAGGAACGTATTCGTTCCATTTTGAACGAGTTGAAGAAGAATCCTAACATCATTCTTTTCATCGATGAAATCCACACTATTGTGGGAGCAGGTTCTGCAGCAGGCTCAATGGATGCAGCCAATATGTTGAAACCTGCATTGGCCAGAGGTGAAATTCAATGCATCGGAGCGACGACATTGGACGAATACCGCCAAAATATTGAAAAAGACGGTGCATTGGAACGCCGGTTCCAAAAGGTTATTGTAGAACCAACAACTGCAGAAGAAACACTTCAGATTTTGAAAAATATCAAAGATAAATACGAGGATCATCATAATGTGAACTATACAGATGCGGCCCTTGAAGCCTGTGTAAAACTGACAGACCAATATATCACAGACCGTAACTTCCCTGATAAAGCGATAGATGCTTTAGATGAAGCCGGTTCGCGCGTACATCTTACTAATATCACTGCTCCCAAAGAAATTGAAGAACAGGAAAAACTGATTGATGAGATGAAATCTCTTAAAAATGAAGCTGTCAGGTTACAAAATTTCGAACTAGCCGCCAGTTATCGTGACAAAGAGAAAGAATATACGAACCAGCTTGATACTCTGAAGGAAGAATGGGAAAAAAGCCTGAAGGAAAATCGGGAAACGGTAGATGACGAACAAATAGCCGAAGTCGTTTCCATGATGTCAGGCGTACCTGTGCAAAGAATGGCACAGGCTGAAGGAATGAAATTATTAGGAATGAAAGACGATCTGCTTTCTAAAGTTATCGGTCAAGACAAAGCAATCGCCACACTGGTAAAAGCTATTCAAAGAAGCCGTGTAGGTCTGAAAGATCCTAATAAACCGATTGGTACATTCATGTTTCTAGGTCCGACAGGTGTCGGCAAGACTCATCTGGCTAAGGAGTTAGCGAAACTAATGTTCGGTTCGGCAGATGCACTTATCCGCATTGACATGAGTGAATATATGGAAAAATTCACCGTATCCCGTCTGGTAGGAGCACCTCCCGGATATGTAGGTTATGAAGAAGGCGGACAGCTGACGGAGAAAGTAAGACGTAAACCCTACTCCATCGTTTTATTGGATGAAATTGAAAAAGCGCATCCCGATGTATTCAACATACTGTTGCAAGTGATGGATGAAGGTCGGTTGACTGACAGTTATGGCAGAACTGTAGACTTTAAAAATACCATAGTTATCATGACATCCAATATTGGAACCCGCCAACTTAAAGAATTCGGAAAAGGAATCGGATTTGCCGCCCAAATCCGTACAGATGACAAAGAATACTCGCGCAGCGTGATTACAAAAGCTTTGAATAAGTCTTTTGCGCCCGAATTCATCAATCGTCTGGACGAAATAATAACTTTCGACCAACTCGACCTGAATGCACTGACTCGGATTATCGATATTGAACTTAAGGGTCTTTACAGTCGTGTGGAACACATTGGTTATAAGCTTGTTATCGACGAAGATGCCAAAAAGTTTGTAGCCACCAAAGGTTACGATGTACAGTTCGGAGCACGCCCATTAAAACGTGCCATCCAAAACAATTTGGAGGATGGAATCTCCGAGCTGATACTTGGATCAGAAATGGCGACTGGTGACACGATCAAGGTAAGCTATGACAAAGAAAAAGACATCATTGTCATGACTGTGGAAAAGTAA